One part of the Marinobacter sp. M3C genome encodes these proteins:
- a CDS encoding IS630 family transposase, translated as MARIARPLEVSDSEREELESWLRRQRMPAAEQLRARIILLSTEGLPGRVVGDRVGVTSETVSKWRNRFKARRVAGLTDAPRTGRPRTINDQKVTDLINKTLREKPKNATHWSTKLMAKEAGLSAMSVSRIWRAFGLKPHRHDTFKLSTDPHFVAKVHDIVGLYMNPPTKALVLCVDEKSQIQAINRTQPALPLSFGHTETRTHDYVRHGTTTLFAALDIATGEVIGRLHRRHRATEFLAFLKEIDRAVPHDLDVHLVMDNYGTHKTAKVRAWFAARPRYHVHFTPTSASWINQVERFFGLISERWIKRNSHRSTRELESSIKDYLKIYNDDPKPFEWHKSADQIIESIARLSDKLNKQTDFC; from the coding sequence ATGGCGCGGATAGCTAGACCCCTTGAAGTAAGTGACTCTGAGCGAGAGGAGTTGGAGTCGTGGTTGCGGCGACAACGCATGCCTGCGGCTGAACAGTTGCGAGCGCGCATCATTCTGCTAAGTACTGAAGGCCTTCCAGGCAGGGTGGTCGGTGACCGCGTTGGGGTGACCTCCGAAACGGTGAGTAAGTGGCGAAACCGTTTTAAGGCGCGCCGGGTTGCAGGCCTGACTGATGCGCCCAGAACCGGTCGGCCTCGAACCATAAATGATCAAAAAGTTACTGATTTAATTAATAAAACGCTCAGGGAAAAGCCAAAAAATGCCACCCACTGGTCGACGAAGCTGATGGCAAAAGAGGCCGGATTGAGCGCTATGTCGGTGAGTCGAATCTGGAGGGCTTTTGGTTTGAAGCCGCATCGCCATGATACGTTCAAGCTGTCTACCGATCCCCATTTTGTAGCCAAGGTTCACGATATCGTTGGCTTGTACATGAACCCACCAACGAAGGCGTTGGTGCTGTGTGTCGATGAGAAAAGTCAGATACAAGCTATCAATCGAACTCAGCCAGCGCTGCCCCTGTCCTTCGGGCACACAGAAACCAGAACACATGATTACGTCCGACATGGCACCACGACGCTGTTCGCGGCACTTGATATAGCGACCGGGGAAGTGATCGGCAGACTTCATCGCCGACACCGTGCAACGGAATTCCTGGCCTTTTTAAAAGAGATTGATCGCGCCGTCCCACACGATTTGGACGTTCATCTAGTCATGGACAATTACGGGACACACAAAACGGCAAAGGTGCGCGCCTGGTTTGCCGCGAGGCCGCGCTATCACGTGCATTTCACGCCGACTTCAGCATCCTGGATCAATCAAGTCGAGCGGTTCTTTGGGCTGATTTCAGAGCGCTGGATTAAACGAAATTCACATCGCAGCACACGTGAGCTTGAGAGCTCGATCAAAGACTATCTGAAGATTTACAATGACGACCCGAAACCCTTTGAATGGCATAAATCTGCCGACCAGATTATTGAGTCAATCGCTAGATTATCAGACAAACTCAATAAACAAACGGACTTCTGTTAA
- a CDS encoding L-lactate permease, producing the protein MSQTLLSLLAFFPLVLAGILLIGFRWPAKHAMPVVFVVTVIIALLAWDMTVIRVIASSLQGLVLTAAILWIIFGAILLLNTLKHSGGILAIRKGFTGISPDRRVQAIIVAWLFGCFIEGASGFGTPAAVAAPLMVALGFPALAAVVVGMMVQSTPVSFGAVGTPMIVGVGGGLDQVTIGAQLATVGSDWDSFFQMIVSEVAIMHGIVGILMPLFMVMVMVRFFGKNKSWLEGLQIAPFAIFAAFAFVIPYVMAGVFLGPEFPSMIGGLVGLMIVVPAAKAGFLIPKQPWDFADPKDWPAEWMGSIQMKLDDVAGKRPVAIWMAWLPYVLLAALLVFSRTNATAKAALNSLSLRFTDILGETGVSGSLEPLYLPGGLLVMVVILTYFLHRMSFSEMKRAFGESTSTIVGAGFVLVFTIPMVRILINSGVNVSGLPSMPVAMAEGVALSVGGVYPLFAPMVGALGAFIAGSNTVSNLMLSQFQFNTAELLGISGALIVAAQSVGAAAGNMIAIHNVVAASATVGLLGREGITLRKTILPTIYYVTAAGILTMLAVYVFGVGDPLSLAGLTTTDS; encoded by the coding sequence ATGAGTCAAACGCTCCTGTCTCTCCTCGCATTTTTTCCTCTGGTTCTGGCGGGTATCCTGTTGATAGGATTCCGCTGGCCGGCGAAACATGCAATGCCTGTCGTCTTTGTCGTGACCGTTATCATTGCCCTGCTCGCCTGGGACATGACCGTAATACGCGTGATCGCTTCCAGTCTTCAGGGATTGGTTCTAACCGCAGCCATACTTTGGATCATCTTTGGCGCGATTTTACTGTTGAACACGCTCAAGCATTCCGGCGGTATTCTGGCGATCCGCAAAGGGTTCACTGGCATCAGCCCTGACCGGCGCGTGCAGGCGATCATTGTGGCCTGGCTCTTCGGCTGCTTTATTGAGGGCGCTTCCGGCTTTGGCACCCCTGCCGCAGTAGCCGCGCCATTGATGGTCGCGCTCGGTTTCCCTGCGCTGGCTGCCGTCGTGGTCGGCATGATGGTGCAATCTACCCCGGTATCCTTCGGCGCTGTCGGTACACCGATGATAGTGGGCGTTGGCGGCGGCCTGGATCAGGTGACTATAGGCGCGCAGTTAGCCACAGTGGGCTCCGACTGGGACAGCTTCTTTCAAATGATCGTGTCGGAGGTTGCCATCATGCATGGCATCGTCGGTATTCTCATGCCGCTGTTCATGGTCATGGTCATGGTGCGCTTTTTCGGCAAGAACAAATCCTGGCTGGAAGGCCTGCAGATTGCACCTTTTGCGATCTTTGCGGCGTTTGCCTTCGTCATACCTTATGTAATGGCTGGCGTGTTTCTTGGCCCGGAATTTCCTTCAATGATTGGCGGCCTGGTAGGTTTGATGATCGTGGTTCCGGCTGCCAAGGCAGGCTTTCTGATCCCGAAACAACCCTGGGACTTTGCCGACCCGAAAGATTGGCCAGCCGAGTGGATGGGTAGCATCCAGATGAAGCTGGACGATGTCGCCGGCAAACGCCCTGTGGCTATCTGGATGGCATGGCTTCCCTATGTGCTGCTGGCAGCGCTGCTGGTGTTTTCACGCACCAACGCTACTGCCAAGGCAGCGTTAAACTCCCTGAGCCTGCGCTTTACCGACATTCTGGGCGAGACTGGGGTATCGGGCAGCCTTGAGCCGCTGTACCTGCCGGGCGGGCTTCTGGTGATGGTAGTCATCCTCACCTATTTCCTGCACCGCATGTCCTTCAGCGAGATGAAGCGCGCCTTTGGTGAGTCTACCAGCACCATCGTCGGCGCAGGTTTTGTACTGGTGTTCACCATTCCGATGGTGCGCATTTTGATCAACTCCGGCGTGAACGTGTCAGGCCTGCCGTCCATGCCGGTCGCCATGGCCGAGGGGGTCGCGTTATCCGTGGGTGGCGTCTACCCTCTGTTCGCTCCAATGGTCGGTGCACTGGGTGCTTTTATCGCCGGCTCCAATACAGTGTCCAACCTGATGCTCTCGCAGTTCCAGTTCAACACAGCTGAGCTGCTGGGTATTTCCGGGGCGTTGATTGTCGCAGCACAGTCTGTCGGCGCTGCTGCGGGCAACATGATTGCCATTCACAACGTCGTGGCAGCATCGGCTACGGTCGGGTTGCTTGGGCGTGAAGGTATTACGCTGCGTAAGACCATTTTGCCAACCATCTACTACGTAACGGCAGCGGGTATTCTGACTATGCTTGCGGTCTATGTCTTCGGTGTTGGCGACCCGCTATCTTTGGCGGGCCTGACCACCACCGATAGCTAA
- a CDS encoding DUF3297 family protein, whose product MSDTNSKPTLPDRLAGNPRSPHHLEEFFQHQIGIRLNGKERKDVDEYCISEGWVKVASPRALDRRGQPMLITLKGTVEAYYT is encoded by the coding sequence ATGAGCGACACAAACTCAAAACCAACCTTGCCAGACCGTCTTGCGGGCAACCCTCGCAGCCCACACCATCTGGAAGAATTTTTCCAGCACCAAATCGGTATTCGGCTGAATGGCAAAGAACGTAAAGATGTCGATGAATACTGCATCAGTGAAGGTTGGGTAAAAGTTGCATCGCCCAGAGCATTGGATCGCCGTGGCCAGCCTATGCTGATCACGCTAAAAGGTACGGTTGAAGCCTACTACACCTAG